In the Vicinamibacterales bacterium genome, one interval contains:
- a CDS encoding type II secretion system protein yields MAVMKTASRGESGFTLIDLLFTASLICTLCTMALPSLYRARGAAQSASAVSTLRVVNSAQISFAVACGSGFYSPDFQTLGIAPVGAVNAFLPADLATGASFLKQGYTFGMTGAALAGAPATCNGQAPGYSATGYAVWADPLDPQGNPYFYGSNADGAIYQHTATFNGMMPESGRPSIGTPLKTN; encoded by the coding sequence ATGGCTGTCATGAAAACGGCGTCACGTGGTGAATCCGGCTTCACGCTGATCGACCTGCTCTTCACGGCGTCCCTCATCTGCACGCTGTGCACGATGGCGCTGCCGTCGCTCTATCGCGCGCGCGGCGCCGCGCAGTCGGCGTCGGCCGTGTCGACGCTGCGTGTGGTCAACAGCGCGCAAATCAGTTTCGCGGTCGCCTGCGGATCAGGATTCTACTCACCCGATTTCCAGACGCTCGGCATCGCGCCCGTGGGCGCGGTGAACGCGTTCCTGCCGGCCGATCTGGCCACGGGGGCGTCGTTCCTGAAGCAGGGTTACACGTTCGGGATGACCGGTGCGGCGCTCGCCGGCGCACCGGCGACCTGCAACGGCCAGGCACCCGGCTATTCGGCGACCGGCTATGCCGTGTGGGCGGATCCGCTCGACCCGCAGGGGAATCCGTACTTCTACGGCAGCAACGCCGACGGCGCGATCTACCAGCACACCGCCACGTTCAACGGCATGATGCCGGAATCGGGCCGGCCGTCGATCGGCACGCCGCTCAAGACCAACTAG
- the ettA gene encoding energy-dependent translational throttle protein EttA, with protein MPQFIYTMKGLGKVYPPDHHVLKDIWLSFLPGAKIGVLGLNGAGKSSLLKIMAGEEKNFVGEAWPAEGISVGFLHQEPRLDASKTVLGNVEEGVAPIKALLARYDELNAKLGEDLPPEAMDKVIDEQAKVQDRIEAANAWDLDSRLELAMDALRLPPPEADVTTLSGGERRRVALCRLLLTSPDLLLLDEPTNHLDAESVGWLERFLKDYPGTVVAVTHDRYFLDNVAGWILELDRGHGIPWEGNYSSWLGQKQSRLAQEEKTETKRQKTLERELEWIRMSPRARQAKGKARLNAYEDLLQEETAKKIEQIEIFIPPGPRLGDIVVEARGLKKGYGDTLLMDDVNFTLPRGGIVGVIGPNGAGKTTLFRMITGQEKPDAGILRLGDTVQVGYVDQSRELDPDKSVFEEITGGGDTVALGKREVASRAYVSWFNFKGANQQRKVGQLSGGERNRVHLAKLLKGGANLLLLDEPTNDLDVDTLRALEEALLNFAGCAVVISHDRWFLDRIATHMLAFEGDSRVEWFEGNYQDYEADRHRRFGADADQPHRIKYRKLTR; from the coding sequence ATGCCGCAATTCATCTACACCATGAAGGGGTTGGGGAAGGTCTATCCCCCCGACCATCACGTCCTCAAGGACATCTGGCTGTCGTTCCTGCCGGGCGCCAAGATCGGCGTGCTCGGGCTGAACGGCGCCGGCAAGAGCTCGCTCCTCAAGATCATGGCCGGCGAAGAGAAGAACTTCGTCGGCGAGGCGTGGCCCGCCGAGGGGATTAGCGTCGGCTTCCTCCACCAGGAGCCGCGGCTCGATGCGTCGAAGACCGTCCTCGGCAACGTCGAGGAGGGGGTTGCGCCGATCAAGGCGCTCCTGGCGCGCTACGACGAGCTGAACGCGAAGCTCGGCGAAGACCTGCCGCCGGAGGCGATGGACAAGGTCATCGACGAGCAGGCCAAGGTGCAGGACCGGATCGAGGCGGCGAATGCGTGGGACCTCGATTCGCGGCTCGAACTGGCGATGGACGCGCTGCGCCTGCCGCCGCCCGAGGCCGACGTGACCACCCTGTCGGGCGGCGAGCGCCGCCGTGTCGCGCTCTGCCGGCTGCTGCTCACTTCGCCCGATCTCCTGCTGCTCGACGAACCGACGAACCATCTCGACGCCGAGTCGGTCGGCTGGCTCGAGCGCTTCCTGAAGGACTACCCCGGCACCGTCGTCGCCGTCACGCACGATCGCTATTTCCTCGACAACGTCGCCGGCTGGATCCTCGAGCTCGATCGCGGACACGGAATCCCGTGGGAAGGCAACTACTCCTCATGGCTCGGGCAGAAGCAGAGCCGCCTCGCGCAGGAAGAGAAGACCGAGACGAAGCGCCAGAAGACGCTCGAACGCGAGCTCGAATGGATCCGGATGTCGCCGCGCGCCCGCCAGGCCAAGGGCAAGGCGCGTCTCAACGCCTACGAGGATCTGCTCCAGGAGGAAACCGCGAAGAAGATCGAGCAGATCGAGATCTTCATTCCGCCTGGCCCGCGGCTCGGCGACATCGTGGTCGAAGCCCGCGGACTGAAGAAGGGCTACGGCGACACGCTGCTGATGGACGACGTGAACTTCACCCTGCCGCGTGGCGGCATCGTCGGCGTGATCGGTCCCAACGGCGCCGGCAAGACGACGCTGTTCCGGATGATCACCGGCCAGGAGAAGCCGGACGCCGGAATCCTGCGCCTCGGCGATACGGTGCAGGTCGGCTACGTCGATCAGTCGCGCGAGCTCGATCCGGACAAGTCGGTGTTCGAGGAGATCACCGGCGGCGGCGACACGGTCGCGCTGGGGAAGCGGGAAGTGGCGTCGCGCGCCTACGTCTCGTGGTTCAACTTCAAGGGGGCCAACCAGCAGCGCAAAGTGGGCCAGCTGTCGGGCGGCGAGCGCAACCGGGTCCATCTGGCGAAGCTGCTCAAGGGTGGCGCCAACCTGCTGCTGCTGGACGAGCCGACCAACGACCTCGACGTCGATACGCTGCGCGCGCTCGAAGAGGCGCTGCTCAACTTCGCCGGCTGCGCGGTCGTCATCAGCCACGATCGCTGGTTCCTCGATCGCATCGCGACACACATGCTGGCGTTCGAAGGCGACAGCCGCGTCGAGTGGTTCGAGGGGAACTACCAGGACTACGAAGCCGACCGGCACCGCCGCTTCGGCGCCGACGCCGACCAGCCGCACCGTATCAAGTACCGCAAGCTGACCCGGTGA
- a CDS encoding M14 metallopeptidase family protein → MYARRPRAVAFAIALFTAAAAVPAAQTKAPAITSPKQFFGFNIGDDYQLATYDQFVEYWHRLDKESNRMQVFEIGKTEEGRPQLAAIITAPENFAKIDRYKQISQQLHRARGITEEQARALAKEGKAVVWIDGGLHATEVVGAHQLIETTYQLVSRSDDETLRILRDVIIIAVHANPDGMQMVSKCYMQSANPQDRRTCSPRLYNKYAGHDDNRDLYMSNLKESQNMNKLMYWDWLPQIMYNHHQAGPVGTVIFTPPFRDPFNYNFDPMVVTGIDLVADAMHHRFLQEGKPGFTMRSGSSYSTWWNGGLRTTAYFQNIIGLLTEIIGNPTPMQIPPTATEILPRADLPAPIEPQEWHFRQSIDYSVTANYAVLDLASRYKDQFLYNIYKMGSNQIDRGSHDHWTISNEDMTRLQAAMSASAGAAGAPGAAGAAAGGRGGRGGRGGAGGGTGDAPAPADFGGRGGRGNALSLATYNQVLKDPSHRDPRVFIVPAGQTDFATATKFINALRYIGVEVQQATAPLSVGGKTYPAGSFVVKAAQAGRAHVLDMFEPQDHPNDMDERGIPRRPYDNAGWTLAYQMGVKFDRVFDDVSGAFKDVDGLAAPMPGKITGAATGGYLLSPAVNDSFTIVNRVMAAGGDAYRFDKPASLGGKSYPAGTFLVMASAASTPIVQKGVQELGVNVDATAAGVQGHKLTQPRIALWDTATGSMPSGWTRFLLERFEFPFTVVCGAGFDDTSLRAKYDVIILPSGASMRGGGGRGGGGGGDEPPPASGAVKDPDLRSLCQVTTGSGGGAGAEANVKKFVQDGGVLIGAGTAARGVADLLALPVSDYLVERQPGQEDRPLSADKFYVPGSVLRVAVDPTAPSAAGAEDHIDVFFNNDPVFRLSPDAQAHGVRPVMWFDTSAPLRSGWAWGQNYLDGGTTALEATVGKGKAFAFGPEITFRGQPHVTFRFLFNAILAGTREQ, encoded by the coding sequence ATGTACGCCCGACGCCCGCGCGCGGTGGCGTTTGCCATCGCGCTGTTCACCGCCGCCGCCGCCGTTCCGGCCGCGCAGACCAAGGCTCCGGCCATCACCTCGCCGAAGCAGTTCTTCGGCTTCAACATCGGCGACGACTACCAGCTCGCCACCTACGACCAGTTCGTCGAGTACTGGCACCGGCTGGACAAAGAGTCGAACCGGATGCAGGTGTTCGAGATCGGCAAGACCGAGGAGGGGCGTCCGCAGCTGGCGGCGATCATCACGGCGCCGGAGAACTTCGCCAAGATTGATCGCTACAAGCAGATCTCGCAGCAACTGCACCGGGCCCGCGGCATCACCGAGGAGCAGGCGCGGGCGCTGGCCAAGGAAGGCAAGGCGGTCGTCTGGATCGACGGCGGCCTGCACGCGACCGAGGTGGTGGGCGCGCATCAGCTGATCGAGACCACTTACCAGCTGGTGAGCCGATCCGACGACGAAACGCTGCGCATCCTGCGCGACGTGATCATAATCGCCGTCCACGCCAATCCCGACGGCATGCAGATGGTGTCGAAGTGCTACATGCAGAGCGCCAACCCGCAGGATCGACGCACCTGCAGTCCGCGTCTCTACAACAAGTACGCGGGCCACGACGACAACCGCGACCTCTACATGTCGAACCTGAAGGAATCCCAGAACATGAACAAGTTGATGTACTGGGACTGGCTGCCGCAGATCATGTACAACCATCACCAGGCCGGCCCCGTCGGCACGGTGATCTTCACGCCGCCCTTCCGGGATCCCTTCAACTACAACTTCGATCCGATGGTGGTCACCGGCATCGACCTGGTGGCCGACGCCATGCACCACCGCTTCCTGCAGGAAGGCAAGCCCGGGTTCACGATGCGTTCGGGCTCGAGCTACTCGACCTGGTGGAACGGCGGCCTGCGCACGACCGCCTATTTCCAGAACATCATCGGCCTGCTCACCGAGATCATCGGCAACCCGACGCCGATGCAGATTCCGCCGACCGCCACCGAAATCCTGCCGCGCGCCGATCTGCCTGCGCCGATCGAGCCGCAGGAGTGGCACTTCCGCCAGTCGATCGACTATTCGGTCACGGCGAACTACGCCGTGCTCGATCTGGCGTCGCGCTACAAGGACCAGTTCCTCTACAACATCTACAAGATGGGTTCGAACCAGATCGATCGCGGCAGCCACGATCACTGGACGATCTCCAACGAGGACATGACGCGGCTGCAGGCGGCGATGAGCGCATCCGCCGGTGCGGCTGGTGCGCCTGGTGCGGCTGGCGCGGCCGCCGGCGGACGGGGCGGCCGTGGCGGACGGGGCGGGGCGGGCGGCGGGACCGGTGACGCTCCGGCTCCGGCGGATTTCGGAGGCCGCGGCGGGCGCGGCAATGCGCTCAGCCTGGCCACCTACAACCAGGTGCTGAAGGACCCGTCGCACCGCGACCCGCGCGTCTTCATCGTCCCTGCCGGCCAGACCGATTTCGCGACAGCGACGAAGTTCATCAACGCCCTGCGCTACATCGGCGTCGAGGTGCAGCAGGCGACGGCTCCGTTGAGCGTCGGCGGCAAGACGTATCCGGCCGGATCGTTCGTGGTCAAGGCGGCGCAGGCCGGCCGCGCGCACGTGCTCGACATGTTCGAGCCGCAGGATCACCCCAACGACATGGACGAGCGCGGCATCCCGCGGCGTCCGTACGACAACGCCGGCTGGACGCTCGCGTACCAGATGGGCGTCAAGTTCGATCGCGTGTTCGATGACGTGAGCGGCGCGTTCAAGGACGTCGACGGTCTGGCGGCGCCGATGCCGGGGAAGATCACCGGCGCCGCCACCGGCGGCTACCTGCTGTCGCCGGCGGTGAACGACTCGTTCACGATCGTCAACCGCGTCATGGCAGCCGGCGGCGACGCGTATCGGTTCGACAAGCCGGCGTCGCTCGGCGGGAAGTCGTATCCGGCGGGCACGTTCCTCGTCATGGCGAGTGCTGCGTCGACGCCGATCGTGCAGAAAGGCGTGCAGGAACTCGGCGTCAACGTGGACGCGACCGCGGCCGGCGTCCAGGGCCACAAGCTGACGCAGCCGCGAATCGCGCTCTGGGATACGGCGACCGGTTCGATGCCGTCCGGGTGGACGCGGTTCCTGCTCGAGCGCTTCGAGTTCCCGTTCACCGTGGTCTGCGGCGCCGGCTTCGACGACACCAGCCTGCGTGCGAAGTACGACGTCATCATCCTGCCCTCCGGCGCGTCAATGCGCGGCGGCGGCGGGCGCGGCGGTGGCGGCGGTGGCGACGAGCCGCCGCCAGCCTCCGGTGCGGTGAAGGATCCCGATCTGCGCAGCCTGTGCCAGGTCACGACCGGCAGCGGCGGTGGCGCGGGCGCCGAGGCCAACGTGAAGAAGTTCGTGCAGGACGGCGGCGTCCTCATCGGCGCCGGCACCGCGGCGCGCGGCGTGGCCGACCTGCTCGCGCTGCCGGTGTCCGACTATCTTGTCGAGCGGCAGCCGGGCCAGGAGGATCGTCCACTCAGCGCCGACAAGTTCTACGTACCCGGTTCGGTGCTCCGCGTGGCCGTCGACCCGACCGCGCCGTCGGCGGCGGGCGCCGAGGATCACATCGACGTCTTCTTCAACAACGATCCCGTCTTCCGTCTGTCGCCCGACGCACAAGCGCACGGGGTGCGGCCGGTGATGTGGTTCGACACCTCGGCGCCGCTGCGCAGCGGCTGGGCCTGGGGACAGAACTACCTGGATGGAGGCACCACCGCGCTCGAAGCCACGGTGGGGAAGGGGAAGGCGTTTGCGTTCGGACCGGAGATCACCTTCCGAGGACAGCCGCACGTGACGTTCCGCTTCCTCTTCAATGCGATCCTGGCGGGGACGAGAGAACAGTAA
- a CDS encoding TRAP transporter TatT component family protein, which translates to MRRWIVLAAVFAAACSPKQMALNRMASALAESSTVYERDNDPEFVRLAAPSTLKTVEILLSQSPRQPQLLLTACRGFTEYSYGFLHVESVIKAADVNAAQDLRTRASNMYRRARAYCLSGLALRHPGVTEQALVSDPGAALRATDVADVPWLYWAAASWGADLVLAPNAAARLTELAAVRALLRRARDLDDTWDSGAIYEALIAFDGLPPLLGGSPAAVRADFTRAVELSKGTSVFAYVAMAMVTNDRAEKNTLLDQALAIDVNASVSRRLTNLIAQRYARALRTASR; encoded by the coding sequence ATGAGACGGTGGATCGTGCTGGCAGCCGTGTTCGCCGCCGCGTGTTCTCCCAAGCAGATGGCGCTCAACCGGATGGCCTCTGCGCTGGCCGAGTCGAGTACCGTCTACGAGCGCGACAACGATCCCGAGTTCGTCCGTCTGGCGGCGCCGTCGACGCTGAAGACGGTGGAGATCCTGCTCTCGCAGTCGCCGCGGCAGCCGCAACTGCTGCTGACCGCGTGCCGCGGCTTCACCGAATATTCCTACGGCTTCCTTCACGTCGAATCAGTGATCAAGGCAGCCGACGTCAACGCCGCGCAGGACCTGCGAACGCGAGCCTCGAACATGTATCGCCGGGCGCGCGCCTACTGTCTCTCAGGACTCGCGCTGCGGCACCCCGGCGTCACCGAGCAGGCGCTCGTCTCCGATCCCGGAGCGGCGCTGCGCGCGACCGACGTGGCGGACGTGCCGTGGCTGTACTGGGCGGCCGCCTCCTGGGGCGCCGACCTCGTCCTCGCCCCCAATGCCGCCGCGCGCCTGACGGAACTTGCCGCCGTCCGCGCACTGCTGCGTCGCGCCAGGGACCTCGACGACACCTGGGATAGCGGGGCGATCTACGAGGCGCTGATTGCGTTCGACGGGCTGCCGCCGCTGCTCGGCGGATCGCCGGCGGCGGTGCGCGCGGATTTCACCAGAGCGGTCGAGCTCTCGAAGGGGACGTCGGTGTTTGCCTATGTGGCGATGGCAATGGTGACGAACGATCGCGCCGAGAAGAACACGCTGCTCGATCAGGCGCTGGCGATCGACGTCAACGCCTCGGTGTCGCGCCGGCTCACCAATCTCATCGCGCAGCGGTATGCCAGGGCGCTGAGGACGGCGTCTCGCTGA
- a CDS encoding HupE/UreJ family protein: MRYFRTLVAAAVLLSARLAFAHPVPFSYLDLRIGPAGTDGSLTVHVFDAAHDLGIAQSATLLDPAVASRQSAALQQMLDPRLSFSEGDRPLPARWGTVEVLADKQSLRLPFTLPGRPSALHVSALIFPYDPQHQTFVNVYEDGALRQQAILDASRTSLEYFSGGARGTLAVARRFVAEGIHHILIGPDHILFLVGLLLLGGSIRRLAVVVTSFTLAHSVTLTLAALRILSPPARVVEPLIALSIVYVGVDNLMVRGGGRDVRGWIAFGFGFVHGFGFASVLREMDLPARALGWSLFSFNLGVEIGQMLVVVVVAGALAALRHRSEAAGRRLAFAGSLVVVVAGAFWFVQRVFFAGGSL; the protein is encoded by the coding sequence ATGCGGTATTTCCGCACCCTGGTTGCGGCGGCGGTCCTGCTCTCGGCCCGGCTGGCCTTCGCCCATCCGGTGCCCTTTTCTTATCTCGACCTGCGCATCGGCCCCGCGGGGACAGACGGCTCGCTGACGGTGCACGTCTTCGACGCCGCGCACGACCTCGGGATCGCGCAGTCGGCGACGCTGCTCGATCCGGCCGTTGCGAGCCGCCAGTCCGCGGCGCTTCAGCAGATGCTCGATCCGCGCCTGTCGTTCTCTGAGGGCGATCGCCCGCTTCCCGCGAGGTGGGGTACGGTCGAGGTGCTGGCGGACAAACAGTCGCTCCGGCTGCCGTTCACTCTGCCGGGCCGGCCGTCCGCCCTGCACGTGTCGGCGCTGATCTTCCCCTACGATCCGCAGCACCAGACGTTCGTCAACGTCTACGAAGACGGCGCGCTGCGGCAGCAGGCCATTCTCGATGCCTCGCGGACGTCGCTCGAGTATTTTTCAGGCGGTGCGCGCGGCACTCTCGCGGTCGCCAGGCGTTTCGTCGCCGAGGGCATCCATCACATCCTCATCGGCCCCGATCACATCCTCTTCCTGGTCGGCCTGCTGCTGCTCGGCGGCTCGATCCGGAGGCTCGCGGTGGTCGTCACTTCGTTCACGCTGGCGCACAGCGTTACCCTCACCCTGGCGGCGCTTCGCATCCTGAGCCCGCCGGCGCGCGTCGTCGAGCCGTTGATCGCGCTCAGCATCGTCTACGTCGGGGTCGACAACCTGATGGTGCGCGGCGGCGGGCGCGACGTGCGCGGATGGATCGCGTTCGGGTTCGGGTTCGTGCACGGCTTCGGGTTCGCCAGCGTCTTGCGCGAAATGGACCTTCCGGCGCGCGCGCTCGGCTGGTCGCTGTTCTCGTTCAACCTCGGGGTGGAAATCGGTCAGATGCTCGTCGTGGTCGTGGTGGCAGGCGCGCTGGCGGCGCTGCGTCACCGCAGCGAGGCGGCGGGGCGCCGGCTCGCGTTCGCCGGATCGCTAGTGGTCGTCGTCGCGGGTGCGTTCTGGTTCGTGCAGCGCGTTTTCTTTGCCGGAGGGAGCCTATGA
- a CDS encoding PLP-dependent aspartate aminotransferase family protein yields MEFATKTIHAGQPPESETGALIAPIYQTSTFEQEAPGVNRGFDYSRTNNPTRKRLETVLAALEGVDYCATFGSGLAAENAILQAYLRPGDEVVIPLDVYGGTYRILNKVYQPLGVVIRQIDLGTPGALERALTARTKLVWIESPTNPRLLVYDIGAIAAATHAAGALLVVDNTFATPLFQQPFALGADIVVHSVTKYLAGHSDLIQGAVLARETSVFEPIKFLQNATGAVPSAFDCWLTLRGLQTLELRVQRHADNAEAIANALYGHPLVKAVYFPGLASHPGHDIARRQMSGFGGMVSFELDGTIDEVVSFVSNRRFFTLGESLGSVKSLLCHPARMTHASIPAEERAKLGLSDTLIRLSTGCEHHRDLVADLLEGLAAVEQARALNAAVPASEFAEARG; encoded by the coding sequence ATGGAGTTCGCCACCAAGACGATTCACGCCGGCCAGCCGCCGGAGTCTGAAACCGGCGCGCTCATCGCGCCGATCTACCAGACCTCGACCTTCGAGCAGGAGGCGCCGGGTGTCAACCGCGGTTTCGACTACTCGCGCACCAACAACCCGACGCGCAAGCGCCTCGAAACGGTGCTCGCGGCGCTCGAGGGCGTCGACTACTGCGCGACGTTCGGCTCGGGGCTGGCGGCCGAGAACGCCATCCTGCAGGCGTATCTGCGCCCGGGCGACGAGGTCGTCATTCCGCTCGACGTCTACGGCGGCACCTATCGCATCCTCAACAAGGTCTACCAGCCGCTCGGCGTCGTGATCAGGCAGATCGATCTCGGCACGCCAGGCGCGCTCGAGCGGGCGCTGACGGCCCGGACGAAACTGGTGTGGATCGAATCGCCGACCAACCCGCGCCTGCTCGTCTACGACATCGGCGCGATCGCCGCCGCGACGCACGCCGCCGGCGCGCTCCTGGTCGTCGACAACACGTTCGCGACGCCGCTCTTCCAGCAGCCGTTCGCGCTCGGCGCCGACATCGTCGTGCACAGCGTGACGAAGTATCTGGCCGGCCACTCCGACCTGATCCAGGGGGCGGTGCTCGCCCGCGAGACGTCGGTGTTCGAGCCAATCAAGTTCCTGCAGAACGCCACCGGCGCCGTGCCGTCGGCGTTCGATTGCTGGCTCACGCTGCGCGGCCTGCAGACGCTGGAGCTGCGCGTCCAGCGCCACGCCGACAACGCGGAGGCGATCGCCAACGCGCTCTACGGCCACCCGCTCGTCAAGGCGGTGTATTTCCCCGGCCTCGCGTCGCATCCCGGCCACGACATCGCGCGCCGGCAGATGTCCGGCTTCGGCGGCATGGTCTCGTTCGAGCTGGATGGCACGATCGACGAAGTGGTGTCGTTCGTGTCGAACCGGCGCTTCTTCACGCTCGGCGAGAGCCTCGGCAGCGTCAAGTCTCTCCTCTGCCATCCCGCGCGGATGACCCATGCCTCGATTCCGGCCGAAGAACGTGCGAAACTTGGACTATCCGACACGTTGATCCGCCTGTCGACCGGCTGTGAGCATCACCGCGATCTCGTCGCGGATCTCCTCGAAGGGCTGGCGGCCGTCGAACAGGCGCGCGCGCTCAACGCGGCGGTGCCGGCGTCCGAGTTCGCCGAGGCACGCGGATAG
- the asd gene encoding aspartate-semialdehyde dehydrogenase, translated as MDRIDVGILGATGTVGQQFIALLADHPWFRVTWLAASERSAGKRYGDLAWRQPAALPTDVARLEVVAIDAVKQAPAILFSALDSSVAGEAETAYAESGRLVVSNAKNHRMDPLVPLLIPEVNPDHLTLLDDQRQARGLKGMGGIVTNPNCSAVNIALVLAALRPFEVTRVMVTTLQALSGAGYPGVASLDAVGNVIPYIGAGEEEKIETETRKLLGTYEKGAVRPASFIVSATTTRVPVPDGHTAVMSVELAAQPSLEDLSAALAEFTAEPQQRALPMAPRQPIVVHPAQDRPQPRLDVHLGRGMTVTVGRIRRCPILGYKLVALGHNVIRGAAGAALLNAELIVARARSTAGHVEADRELHAFLANR; from the coding sequence ATGGACAGAATCGACGTCGGCATCCTTGGCGCCACGGGCACGGTCGGGCAGCAGTTCATCGCGCTGCTCGCCGATCATCCTTGGTTCCGCGTAACCTGGCTGGCCGCGAGCGAGCGTTCCGCCGGCAAGCGTTACGGCGATCTCGCCTGGCGGCAGCCCGCCGCCCTCCCCACCGACGTGGCGCGCCTCGAAGTGGTGGCCATCGATGCCGTCAAGCAGGCGCCGGCGATCCTTTTTTCGGCGCTCGACTCGTCGGTGGCGGGCGAGGCCGAAACCGCCTATGCCGAGAGCGGCCGCCTCGTCGTGAGCAACGCCAAGAACCATCGCATGGACCCGCTCGTCCCGCTGCTCATTCCCGAAGTGAACCCCGATCATCTGACGTTGCTCGACGACCAGCGGCAGGCACGCGGCCTGAAAGGTATGGGCGGCATCGTCACCAACCCGAACTGCTCGGCCGTCAACATCGCGCTGGTGCTCGCGGCGCTCCGGCCCTTCGAGGTCACACGGGTGATGGTCACCACGCTACAGGCGCTCTCGGGAGCCGGCTATCCAGGGGTCGCCTCGCTCGATGCGGTCGGCAACGTGATCCCCTACATCGGCGCCGGCGAAGAAGAGAAGATTGAAACCGAGACGCGCAAGCTGCTCGGCACATACGAGAAGGGGGCGGTGCGCCCGGCATCGTTCATCGTCAGTGCAACGACCACGCGCGTGCCCGTGCCGGATGGGCATACCGCGGTCATGTCGGTGGAACTGGCGGCGCAGCCGTCCCTCGAAGATCTGTCAGCCGCGCTCGCGGAGTTCACCGCCGAGCCGCAGCAACGCGCCCTGCCGATGGCGCCGCGGCAGCCGATCGTGGTGCATCCGGCGCAGGACCGCCCACAACCGCGCCTCGACGTGCACCTCGGACGTGGCATGACGGTGACGGTGGGCCGCATCCGCCGCTGCCCGATCCTCGGCTACAAGCTGGTCGCCCTCGGCCACAATGTGATCCGCGGCGCCGCCGGCGCCGCGCTCCTCAACGCGGAGCTGATCGTCGCGCGCGCGCGCTCAACCGCCGGTCACGTTGAAGCCGATCGAGAACTGCACGCCTTCCTGGCCAACCGCTAG
- a CDS encoding MBL fold metallo-hydrolase, whose protein sequence is MAGIFGIVAAGSMAVTAYQAPPGGQAAQPKVVDAVKLKDNLYMLKGGGGNTAVFIGSTGVVVVDTKLPGWGQPILDKIKELTPKPVTTIINTHTHGDHVSGNVEFPTTVDIVVQENTKANMEKMTSPPGMGGGAAGPSIFQQNNGKGMPKRTFKDQMTIGKGADEIDLYYFGRGHTNGDAWIVWPALHFAHAGDIFSGKNLPLLDSNNGGSGVEIGATLAKAHAGIHNVDLVITGHSADIMKWADLAEYAQFNKDFLGEVQAGLKAGKSSDDIAAAWKIDDKYKGYTIDPGRLKQNVAVIAGELKK, encoded by the coding sequence ATGGCTGGAATTTTCGGGATCGTCGCGGCAGGGTCGATGGCGGTGACCGCCTATCAGGCGCCGCCCGGAGGGCAGGCGGCACAGCCCAAGGTTGTTGACGCCGTCAAGCTGAAGGACAACCTCTACATGCTGAAGGGCGGCGGCGGCAACACCGCGGTGTTCATCGGCAGCACCGGCGTCGTGGTCGTCGATACCAAGCTGCCAGGCTGGGGCCAGCCGATCCTCGACAAGATCAAGGAGCTGACTCCAAAGCCGGTGACCACGATCATCAACACCCACACACACGGGGATCACGTCAGCGGCAACGTCGAGTTCCCGACGACGGTCGACATCGTCGTGCAGGAGAACACCAAGGCGAACATGGAGAAGATGACGAGCCCGCCCGGCATGGGGGGAGGCGCCGCCGGCCCGAGCATCTTCCAGCAGAACAACGGCAAGGGGATGCCGAAGCGTACCTTCAAGGACCAGATGACGATCGGCAAGGGCGCCGACGAAATCGACCTGTATTACTTCGGCCGCGGCCACACCAACGGCGACGCCTGGATCGTCTGGCCGGCGCTGCATTTCGCGCACGCGGGAGACATCTTCTCCGGGAAGAACCTGCCGCTACTTGACAGCAACAACGGCGGCAGCGGCGTCGAGATCGGCGCCACGCTCGCGAAGGCGCATGCCGGCATCCACAACGTCGATCTGGTCATCACCGGTCACAGCGCCGACATCATGAAGTGGGCGGATCTGGCCGAGTACGCCCAGTTCAACAAGGATTTCCTGGGCGAGGTGCAGGCCGGGCTCAAGGCGGGCAAGAGTTCCGATGACATTGCCGCGGCCTGGAAGATCGACGACAAGTACAAGGGCTACACGATCGATCCCGGCCGGCTCAAGCAGAACGTGGCCGTGATCGCCGGCGAACTGAAGAAATGA